One Oxobacter pfennigii DNA segment encodes these proteins:
- a CDS encoding helix-turn-helix domain-containing protein has product MGVSYNKLFKLMIDKKIRKGELCRAAGISSGSLLKISKDENIYVDILVRICGVLGCDFGDIMEYVPDENSVIKSEPGNRQLPDL; this is encoded by the coding sequence ATGGGTGTCAGTTATAACAAATTGTTCAAACTGATGATCGACAAAAAAATAAGAAAAGGCGAACTGTGTAGGGCGGCGGGTATCAGCAGCGGCTCGCTTCTGAAAATATCAAAAGATGAAAACATATATGTCGATATTTTGGTTCGGATTTGCGGTGTTTTGGGCTGCGACTTTGGCGACATCATGGAGTATGTTCCTGATGAAAATTCCGTTATAAAATCTGAACCCGGTAATCGGCAACTACCCGATTTGTAG
- a CDS encoding LytR/AlgR family response regulator transcription factor gives MLQIAVCDDNIDELSNMVQLINLYRTSRHLNCEHAAFSNGFELISALEKGKRFDIYCLDIMMPGFTGIDAAKEIRTFDKTAPILFFTSSPEFALESYSVKAINYVLKPISKEKLFFTFDELLEQIKAKEEEDAVIVKSNEGIQKILISNLAFAEVIGRNVLYHLRSGKVVECTEPFSSVCDNLLKYGCFIKPHRSYLVNMQYVDTIENHQITLQTLSAVPVAQGKAKEIKQQYLNYQMEGE, from the coding sequence ATGCTGCAAATTGCAGTCTGTGATGACAATATTGACGAGCTATCCAATATGGTACAGCTCATCAACCTGTACCGAACATCAAGACATCTAAACTGCGAACACGCCGCCTTTTCAAACGGCTTTGAATTGATTTCGGCCTTGGAAAAAGGAAAGAGGTTTGATATATACTGTCTGGATATTATGATGCCGGGCTTTACCGGCATTGATGCGGCAAAGGAAATTCGCACTTTTGACAAAACCGCACCGATTTTATTCTTCACCTCATCACCTGAGTTTGCTTTGGAAAGCTATTCGGTGAAAGCCATCAACTATGTACTCAAGCCAATTTCAAAGGAGAAACTATTCTTCACCTTTGATGAGCTGCTGGAACAAATCAAAGCGAAAGAAGAAGAGGATGCGGTCATCGTAAAAAGCAATGAGGGGATTCAAAAAATACTGATCTCCAATTTGGCTTTTGCCGAGGTCATCGGCAGAAACGTCCTCTATCATCTGCGCTCCGGCAAGGTAGTCGAATGTACGGAGCCTTTTTCCTCTGTCTGCGATAACCTGCTGAAATATGGGTGTTTTATCAAACCTCACCGCTCTTATCTTGTGAATATGCAGTATGTGGATACCATCGAAAACCATCAGATTACCTTACAGACCCTTTCCGCTGTTCCTGTCGCACAGGGCAAGGCAAAGGAGATTAAGCAGCAATATCTGAATTATCAAATGGAAGGGGAATAA
- a CDS encoding sensor histidine kinase — translation MAVTVIGLLRFGVSLVFGITVTALFAGIEPTKKNRFTTGLLCVIFLFVQTASWWLLGLDLTSKLYPLIIHLPLIVIFSLYYKRPWLISAVSVLSGYLCCQAPRWFGFIAGAALDSRLADHVFYVGAIFLFYYFLKKYVSASVRHLMEVSTKSCLFLGGVPLFYYLFDYTTAIYTNVLYSGTEWAVQFMPSTISVFYFVFVILYYAETQKQASLQREKDMLDAQFRLAQTEFASLRQLQQNAASYRHDMRHHFALLQGLASKEHIEGIKDYLRTAQSDMDAITPTRFCENETVNLILSAFATKAKQAAIVLAVDAKLPDLLPFSDTELCSLLSNALENAIHACEQIPDSNKRIIRLRMYSKNNKLCIDLHNSYQVEPIFQQGLPVSQEQGHGFGTKSIAHIVEKYGGVFQFSVKDGWFIFQATA, via the coding sequence ATGGCAGTAACAGTGATAGGACTCTTGCGATTTGGGGTTTCTCTGGTCTTTGGCATCACGGTGACTGCTCTCTTTGCGGGAATAGAACCCACAAAGAAAAACAGGTTCACTACCGGTTTGCTCTGTGTCATTTTCCTTTTCGTTCAAACCGCCAGTTGGTGGCTTTTGGGCTTGGATTTGACATCAAAGCTGTATCCGCTGATTATCCATCTGCCGCTGATCGTGATATTCTCTTTATATTATAAGCGCCCGTGGCTCATCTCCGCCGTCAGTGTGCTTTCCGGTTATCTTTGCTGTCAAGCACCACGCTGGTTCGGTTTCATTGCAGGCGCCGCTTTAGACAGCAGACTTGCGGATCACGTTTTTTATGTTGGGGCGATATTTCTGTTCTACTATTTCCTGAAAAAGTATGTTTCGGCTTCCGTCCGGCATCTTATGGAGGTGTCCACTAAATCCTGCTTATTTTTAGGCGGGGTGCCGCTTTTTTACTATTTGTTCGACTACACGACCGCCATCTACACCAATGTGCTTTACAGCGGCACCGAATGGGCGGTACAGTTCATGCCCTCAACAATCTCTGTTTTCTATTTTGTGTTTGTTATCCTTTACTACGCTGAGACACAAAAACAGGCAAGCCTTCAAAGAGAAAAGGATATGTTGGATGCACAGTTTAGATTGGCACAGACAGAATTTGCTTCTCTGCGGCAGTTACAGCAGAACGCCGCATCCTATCGGCATGATATGCGCCACCATTTTGCGCTTTTACAGGGGCTGGCCTCCAAGGAACACATAGAAGGGATTAAAGATTACCTACGAACTGCCCAGTCCGACATGGATGCCATCACACCCACACGCTTTTGTGAAAACGAAACCGTCAACCTGATTTTGTCCGCTTTCGCTACGAAAGCGAAACAAGCGGCAATCGTGCTGGCGGTGGATGCAAAACTGCCTGATTTGCTTCCCTTTAGCGATACTGAGCTTTGCTCGCTCTTGTCAAACGCTTTGGAAAATGCTATCCATGCCTGTGAACAGATACCAGACAGCAACAAACGCATCATCCGGCTGCGTATGTATTCTAAAAATAATAAGTTGTGCATTGATCTACACAATAGCTATCAGGTAGAGCCAATATTCCAGCAGGGGCTTCCAGTATCACAAGAACAGGGGCATGGCTTTGGCACAAAAAGCATAGCTCATATCGTGGAAAAGTATGGCGGTGTATTTCAGTTTTCGGTTAAGGATGGCTGGTTTATATTTCAGGCTACTGCATAA